The sequence GGTATATTGGGGGAGAACTGGATAATCTGGTTGGCCAGGTCCTTGATATTATCGACATAGGCAGCGAAATTCTCATCAGTTGGTGCTGTTTCCTCTTCAATTAAATCCACTTTTGCACGGAAAAATGGATCTTCTGATGTGAATTCTACCAGCTTAAACCGACGCTTTCCCTGGATAATAATTGTTGTGCCGCCATCAGGCATTTTGATCAGCTTCACAATTTTAGCGACAGTGCCAATACCTTCCAGGTCACCTATTACCGGATCTTCAATATTACTGTCTTTCTGGGCCAGTACTCCCACGAGTTTATCGCTTTTATAGGCCTCATTTACAGCTTTGATGCTTTTGTCGCGCCCAACTGTAATCGGGAGAACAACACCGGGAAATAAGACTGTATTACGCAATGGTAATATGGGAAGGTCATTGGAAATTACCAGGTCCTGGCTATCGTCGGTTTCATGTTCATTCAATGGTATAATGGGAATGAAATCCATTTCATCTTCTGGTTTCAGAAAAAAACTCGATTGATTCATAATCATCTGTTGTAATGACAAAATAACACTTCCTGACCTTCTTTCATAGGTCCGGAACCGGAACGGTGTATAGTCAAGTATGGTGCCATGCGGTATTATTCACCAAATTTGGCGTAAAACGGTTCCTAAAAATGACATATAGTTATTCGGGGAGGGAACCAGCCCATCCGCAATCCTTATATTTGCGCCCCGTACCAACGGGAAGCAAAAAACGTACACGTATGTCTTTATTGATGGAACAGCTTAGCGAAACGGTTAGTTTTATCCGGTCCCAATATGCCAATACGCCTTTGGTGGGTATTGTATTGGGCAGTGGGTTGGGGAACCTTGTTGCTGAAATGACCGTTGAAAAGGAGATTCCATACCACCAGTTACCCCATTTTCCCGTTTCCACAGTAGAAGGGCATAGCGGGAAGCTGATTTTTGGAGAATTATTGGGTAAAAAAGTGCTGGTTATGGCAGGAAGGTTTCATTATTATGAGGGCTATTCTGCCAGCGAAGTATCTTACCCAATCAGGGTAATGAAATTATTGGGAGTGGAAACCCTGCTGCTTTCAAATGCAGCCGGTGGTATGAATACCCGTTTTGCAGTGGGTGATCTGATGATCATTAATGACCACATTAGCCTCTTTGCAGTTAACCCGCTCATCGGGAAGAATGAAAAGGAACTTGGACCAAGGTTTCCTGATATGAGTGAGCCTTATAACCGCTCCCTGATCGCCAGGGCCAGGACTATCGCATCTTCCCTCAACATTCCTGTTCATGAAGGGGTGTATGTTGGCGTTACCGGACCAACTTTTGAAACCCGGGCCGAATATAAAATGTTGCATACTTTAGGTGCAGATGCTGTAGGTATGAGTACGGTGCAGGAGGTTATTGTTGCCCGCCATATGGACATCCAGGTTTTTGCGATCAGTGTTATTACTGATCTTGGCATCCGGGAAGAAGAAAATATTATCA comes from Flavihumibacter fluvii and encodes:
- a CDS encoding purine-nucleoside phosphorylase; the encoded protein is MSLLMEQLSETVSFIRSQYANTPLVGIVLGSGLGNLVAEMTVEKEIPYHQLPHFPVSTVEGHSGKLIFGELLGKKVLVMAGRFHYYEGYSASEVSYPIRVMKLLGVETLLLSNAAGGMNTRFAVGDLMIINDHISLFAVNPLIGKNEKELGPRFPDMSEPYNRSLIARARTIASSLNIPVHEGVYVGVTGPTFETRAEYKMLHTLGADAVGMSTVQEVIVARHMDIQVFAISVITDLGIREEENIITHEEVLQAASEAEPKLTAIFKQLVQVI